Proteins encoded by one window of bacterium:
- a CDS encoding M48 family metalloprotease: protein MYRRSLALLLLAGVAVLASVSCTKDYVTGKSTFNLMSESSEVALGKEADPQIVAEYGLYDDANLTAYVDGIGQSIARVSQRPNLQYTFRVVDSPIVNAFALPGGYVYFTRGILAHFNSEAELAGVMGHEIGHVVARHGAEQQSKAQLAQLGLGLGNILSEDFRRISGVAELGLSLIFLKFSRSQESESDLLGVEYSTKLGYDAREMAGFFRTIARLSDDGGGRMPVFLSTHPDPGQRETRVAQLAAEWQAKIPFTPKTLDRKDYLRMIDGIVYGDDPRQGFVENNVFYHPELRFQFPVPAKWALMNSPSAVQMMNAEKNAMIEFSLGRGDSPKAAAGSFVQNAQAQVIREQATRVHGLPAHEVESQVQTQNNVLHLLSYFIQKGNAIYVFHGYTTNALYPTYAATFKSVMVGFDELRNQAALQKQPLRVRIERVEKAGDLATVLRGYRTEEKTLSELAILNGMTLQDQVKRGDYIKVVR from the coding sequence ATGTATCGTCGCAGTTTGGCTTTGCTCTTGCTGGCCGGTGTTGCGGTGCTGGCGTCAGTTTCGTGCACCAAGGACTATGTCACCGGCAAATCGACTTTCAATCTCATGAGTGAGTCCAGCGAGGTTGCCCTGGGCAAGGAGGCGGATCCCCAAATCGTGGCAGAGTATGGTCTGTACGATGATGCGAATTTGACCGCCTATGTTGACGGCATTGGCCAAAGCATCGCTCGCGTTTCGCAGCGGCCCAATTTGCAGTACACCTTTCGCGTGGTGGACAGCCCGATCGTGAATGCCTTTGCGCTGCCGGGCGGCTATGTTTATTTCACCCGCGGCATTTTGGCGCATTTCAATTCCGAAGCGGAGCTGGCCGGCGTGATGGGCCACGAAATCGGCCACGTGGTGGCGCGGCACGGCGCCGAACAGCAATCCAAAGCGCAGCTCGCGCAGTTGGGCCTGGGGTTGGGCAATATTCTGTCCGAGGATTTTCGCCGGATCAGCGGCGTGGCCGAGCTGGGCCTGAGCTTGATCTTTCTGAAATTCAGCCGCAGCCAGGAGTCGGAATCCGATCTGCTCGGTGTGGAGTATTCCACCAAGCTCGGTTATGACGCGCGGGAAATGGCGGGTTTTTTCCGCACCATCGCGCGGCTGAGTGATGACGGCGGCGGCCGCATGCCGGTGTTTTTGTCGACGCATCCTGATCCCGGCCAGCGCGAAACCCGCGTCGCCCAGCTTGCCGCCGAGTGGCAGGCCAAAATTCCCTTCACGCCCAAGACGCTGGATCGCAAGGATTATCTGCGCATGATCGATGGCATCGTTTATGGCGATGATCCGCGCCAGGGCTTTGTCGAGAACAATGTCTTCTATCATCCCGAGTTGCGCTTCCAATTTCCGGTGCCGGCCAAGTGGGCGCTGATGAACTCGCCGAGCGCGGTGCAAATGATGAACGCCGAGAAGAACGCCATGATCGAGTTCAGCCTGGGCCGCGGCGACAGCCCCAAGGCAGCGGCCGGCAGTTTTGTGCAGAACGCGCAAGCCCAGGTCATTCGCGAACAAGCCACGCGCGTGCACGGCCTGCCGGCGCATGAGGTCGAATCCCAGGTGCAGACACAAAACAACGTACTGCATCTGCTCTCTTACTTCATCCAAAAGGGCAACGCCATCTACGTTTTTCACGGTTACACCACCAACGCGCTTTATCCCACTTATGCGGCGACCTTCAAGAGCGTGATGGTCGGCTTCGATGAATTGCGCAATCAGGCGGCGCTGCAGAAGCAGCCGCTGCGCGTGCGCATCGAGCGCGTGGAAAAGGCCGGCGATTTGGCCACGGTGCTGCGCGGCTACCGCACGGAAGAAAAGACGCTCAGCGAGTTGGCGATTCTCAATGGCATGACCCTGCAGGATCAGGTCAAACGCGGCGATTACATCAAAGTGGTGCGCTAG
- a CDS encoding Ig-like domain-containing protein has product MMGKKAWALLWLCFSLMPWALPAQDLAGVSICIDPGHGPGSVNAGPTGLREADINFRVATFLKNYLTAAGVDTVLLTHQNNASDISLSQREQIANNFGVDWFHSVHHNATGSTNTSTRYTLVLLEEKRDPARPCPNGSSSGTGRAEWPGQSDVMSNLMAERIFQAYRTSSFLTRLDWTFYGGCNGGFSLGVLNDLQMPGELSEGTFHDHPGEEAKMRNPDFLRMEARALAMSFFEYYNAGKMSTGALVGLISDAKNGARLNGITVTLQPGNRTYTTDNNRNGVYVFDDLPPGTYTVAIAAPEYLPLTATVTVAAHAFSAADGRLVPTALPHVSQVSPEPDGQNVYVYAPIRITFSRNMNTASVQAAFRLQPAVAGVLGTVANNPREFLFTPDFRFEFGTRYTVTIDSTASDQFGHDLEGGTFQWSFATMPRNAATPAVVDFAPANKQTQVFVRDVIEMRFNREMAMASLLPPALQVFAIPGNPAGMRVFLSRENDLYKYSLVPVGNLLGNRVYTVQLSEQVRDAQGKRLPQALEWKFKTALAPEVVELRSTFSATDHILSDPRQHAGSNNFVADSTDFALVPLFVVSDSTAGRLRYAFVPNRNGAVFMSLAAALVLGDNDLASLLVFGDASGNTLRWHVRGNDGQLYVWEKRLDWTGWRNLKFEVQKDSVNLAGQRFAAATLAPLRWEDLSLSNTGAATGEIYFEDLSYGHPRSVKVDEPAAAGPATFVLRQNYPNPFNPTTEIEFEMATTAAVELAIFDPAGRRVRVLLAGVAAAGRHRVRWHGDEEGGRAVASGLYLVKMTSGSFTAVRKLLLVR; this is encoded by the coding sequence ATGATGGGTAAGAAAGCGTGGGCGTTGCTGTGGCTGTGTTTTTCCCTGATGCCGTGGGCGCTACCGGCACAAGATCTCGCGGGCGTGAGTATTTGCATTGACCCGGGCCATGGCCCCGGCAGCGTGAATGCCGGGCCGACCGGCCTGCGCGAAGCGGACATCAATTTTCGCGTGGCCACTTTTCTCAAGAACTATCTCACCGCTGCCGGCGTGGACACGGTTTTGCTGACCCACCAGAATAACGCCAGCGACATCAGTCTGAGCCAGCGCGAGCAAATCGCCAACAACTTCGGGGTGGACTGGTTTCACTCCGTGCATCACAACGCCACCGGCTCCACCAACACCTCCACGCGCTACACGCTGGTGCTGCTCGAAGAAAAGCGCGACCCGGCGCGGCCCTGTCCGAACGGCAGCAGCTCCGGCACCGGCCGCGCCGAATGGCCGGGCCAATCCGACGTGATGAGCAATCTCATGGCCGAGAGAATCTTCCAGGCCTATCGCACTTCTTCCTTCTTGACGCGCCTGGACTGGACCTTCTACGGCGGCTGCAACGGCGGCTTCAGCCTGGGCGTGTTGAACGATCTGCAAATGCCGGGCGAGCTCTCCGAAGGCACGTTTCACGACCATCCCGGAGAAGAAGCCAAGATGCGCAATCCTGATTTCTTGCGCATGGAAGCGCGCGCCCTGGCGATGAGCTTTTTTGAATACTACAACGCCGGCAAAATGTCCACCGGCGCGCTGGTGGGCCTCATCAGCGACGCGAAAAACGGCGCGCGGCTCAACGGCATCACGGTCACGCTGCAGCCCGGCAACCGCACTTACACCACCGACAACAACCGCAACGGCGTTTATGTTTTCGACGATCTTCCGCCGGGCACCTACACGGTGGCAATCGCCGCGCCGGAGTACCTGCCGCTGACCGCGACGGTGACGGTTGCCGCGCACGCGTTCAGCGCCGCCGACGGCCGTTTGGTTCCTACGGCGCTGCCGCACGTGAGCCAGGTCAGCCCGGAACCGGATGGTCAAAACGTCTATGTCTATGCGCCGATCCGCATCACCTTTTCGCGCAACATGAATACCGCCTCGGTGCAAGCGGCGTTTCGCCTGCAGCCGGCAGTGGCCGGCGTGCTCGGCACCGTCGCCAACAATCCCAGAGAGTTTCTCTTCACCCCGGATTTTCGCTTCGAGTTTGGCACGCGCTACACGGTGACGATCGACAGCACGGCGAGCGATCAGTTCGGGCATGACCTGGAGGGCGGCACGTTCCAGTGGAGCTTCGCGACCATGCCGCGCAACGCTGCAACGCCGGCGGTGGTGGATTTCGCGCCGGCCAACAAGCAGACACAGGTTTTCGTACGCGACGTCATCGAAATGCGCTTTAATCGCGAAATGGCAATGGCCTCACTCCTGCCGCCGGCTCTGCAAGTCTTTGCGATTCCGGGCAATCCCGCCGGCATGCGGGTTTTCCTTTCCCGTGAAAACGATTTGTACAAGTACAGTCTGGTGCCCGTCGGCAATTTGCTGGGCAACCGGGTTTACACCGTGCAGCTTTCCGAGCAAGTGCGCGACGCGCAGGGTAAACGCCTGCCGCAAGCGTTGGAATGGAAATTCAAGACCGCCCTCGCGCCGGAAGTGGTGGAGCTGCGCAGCACGTTTTCCGCCACGGATCATATTCTGAGCGATCCGCGGCAGCATGCCGGCAGCAACAACTTCGTGGCGGATTCCACCGATTTTGCACTCGTCCCGTTGTTCGTGGTGAGTGATTCCACTGCCGGCCGGTTGCGCTATGCGTTCGTGCCCAATCGCAACGGTGCCGTGTTCATGAGCCTGGCTGCGGCGCTGGTCCTGGGCGACAATGACCTCGCCAGCCTGCTGGTGTTTGGCGACGCCAGCGGGAACACGCTGCGCTGGCATGTGCGCGGCAACGACGGCCAGCTTTATGTTTGGGAGAAACGCCTGGATTGGACCGGCTGGCGCAATCTCAAATTCGAAGTGCAGAAAGACAGCGTGAATCTGGCGGGACAAAGGTTTGCCGCAGCCACGCTCGCGCCTTTGCGCTGGGAGGATTTATCCCTGTCGAATACCGGCGCGGCCACGGGCGAGATTTATTTTGAAGATTTGTCTTATGGCCATCCGCGCAGTGTGAAGGTGGATGAGCCTGCGGCCGCTGGGCCGGCGACCTTCGTCCTGCGGCAGAATTATCCCAATCCCTTCAATCCCACCACTGAGATTGAATTTGAAATGGCGACTACCGCAGCGGTGGAGCTGGCGATCTTCGATCCCGCTGGCCGCCGCGTGCGCGTGTTGCTGGCAGGTGTGGCCGCCGCGGGCCGGCATCGCGTGCGCTGGCACGGCGACGAGGAGGGCGGCCGGGCCGTGGCTTCCGGCCTTTATTTGGTGAAAATGACCAGCGGAAGTTTTACCGCAGTGCGCAAGCTGTTGCTCGTGCGCTGA
- a CDS encoding TonB-dependent receptor: MPKVFIKPGVIAGVLILSSLLSGAWAQPAGNGTAARAGEIHGRVLDAEKQVPLAWVNVVVEGTSLGTATGTDGSFVISGVPEGEYRLILSRLGYEALAVPNLVLAAGQRLAREFYLRESYLQGDEITVTAARKEQTAHMAPASVATLDALQIRQRNVTTFDQALASTQGISVFRSAGTTVQSVSIRGSSDVAGGGVGNRVLLLIDGRPALTSDSGGALWSLVPLNFVDRIEIVKGAFSSLYGSTAMGGVVNVITRRPNYARKTHVEASYGFYELPPAGLRHTDTPGTLSALAFNHSGRYKRVSYLLNLSRKQSDGFRERSAYEFYDLYSKLLVDFRQNRNFEVSMGGTLSKNDYPHTWLSNLQPFRVAPHFQDNRQVKRALNADFYYWAVPSARVKYGSRFYFYRNAARSYFNENDPFQQIPRNEPYGLHTIVDADKFGNLTQVDWQVSESHDLILGLDAQIDHVVSSPDSIMYGDQQVNNFAVYAQDEVRVTPRLTLTTGARLDYNILVGGKRQNQVSPKIGLVYHLTEHTSLRGLAGQAFRAPSIAERFFRKEISGGTSFVPNPNLQAERVNSFEVGGRSQFGTWLDVDLALFHYRYRDMIYWVSLPQQPGQFEPMFQVRNLNRALMQGVEVGANFYLQRRLRLRAGYTYLDAVDRSADRSDDLLAYRVRHALNFGGTFSWKKYELNLDGRYNGRVEEVFLYPNDEPKAYWLLNTKLVAGLMKGAAVSLSCNNLLNSQFEELARYRMPGRHWIAGLSYEF; this comes from the coding sequence ATGCCAAAAGTCTTCATCAAGCCGGGCGTGATTGCCGGTGTTCTCATTCTGAGCAGCCTGTTGTCCGGCGCGTGGGCGCAACCCGCGGGCAACGGCACCGCAGCGCGGGCCGGAGAAATTCACGGCCGCGTGCTCGATGCCGAAAAGCAAGTGCCGCTGGCGTGGGTGAATGTGGTGGTGGAAGGAACCTCGCTGGGCACCGCCACCGGCACCGACGGCAGCTTTGTCATCTCGGGCGTGCCCGAGGGCGAGTACCGGCTGATCTTGTCCCGCCTGGGCTATGAGGCTCTGGCGGTGCCGAATCTCGTGCTGGCGGCGGGGCAGCGGCTCGCGCGCGAGTTTTATCTGCGGGAAAGCTATCTCCAGGGTGATGAAATCACCGTGACCGCGGCGCGCAAGGAGCAGACCGCGCACATGGCGCCCGCGAGCGTGGCCACGCTGGATGCGCTGCAGATTCGCCAGCGCAATGTGACCACCTTCGATCAGGCCCTGGCCTCGACGCAGGGCATCTCGGTGTTTCGCTCGGCCGGCACCACCGTGCAGTCGGTTTCGATTCGCGGCTCCTCGGACGTGGCCGGCGGCGGGGTGGGCAACCGCGTGTTGTTGTTGATCGACGGCCGGCCGGCGCTGACTTCGGATTCCGGCGGCGCGTTGTGGAGTCTGGTGCCGTTGAATTTCGTCGACCGCATCGAGATCGTGAAAGGCGCGTTTTCTTCGCTCTACGGCAGCACGGCCATGGGCGGCGTGGTCAACGTGATCACGCGCCGGCCCAACTACGCCCGCAAGACGCACGTGGAGGCGAGCTACGGCTTTTATGAATTGCCGCCGGCGGGGCTGCGCCACACGGACACGCCCGGCACGCTCAGCGCGCTGGCTTTCAATCACAGCGGCCGCTACAAGCGCGTATCCTATTTGCTCAATCTCAGCCGCAAACAATCCGACGGCTTTCGTGAGCGCAGCGCCTACGAGTTCTATGATCTCTACAGCAAGCTGTTGGTGGATTTCCGGCAGAACCGCAACTTCGAAGTGAGCATGGGCGGCACGCTTTCCAAAAACGATTATCCCCACACCTGGCTGAGCAATCTGCAGCCGTTCCGCGTGGCGCCGCACTTTCAGGATAACCGGCAGGTCAAACGCGCGCTCAACGCCGACTTTTACTATTGGGCAGTGCCCAGTGCCCGGGTGAAATACGGCTCACGGTTCTATTTCTATCGCAACGCGGCGCGCAGCTACTTCAATGAAAATGACCCGTTCCAGCAGATTCCCCGCAACGAGCCTTACGGTTTGCACACCATCGTGGACGCCGACAAGTTCGGCAACCTTACCCAGGTAGATTGGCAGGTGAGCGAGAGCCATGATCTCATTCTCGGCCTGGATGCTCAAATCGATCACGTGGTCAGCTCGCCGGACAGCATCATGTACGGCGACCAGCAGGTCAATAACTTCGCGGTGTATGCCCAGGATGAGGTGCGCGTGACCCCGCGCCTGACGCTCACCACCGGCGCGCGGCTGGATTACAACATTCTGGTGGGCGGCAAGCGCCAAAACCAGGTGAGTCCGAAGATCGGCTTGGTATATCATCTCACCGAGCACACCTCGCTGCGCGGCCTCGCGGGCCAGGCGTTTCGCGCGCCTTCGATTGCCGAGCGTTTCTTCCGCAAGGAAATCAGCGGCGGCACCTCGTTCGTGCCCAACCCCAATCTGCAGGCCGAGCGCGTGAATTCCTTCGAAGTCGGCGGCCGCAGCCAGTTCGGCACCTGGCTGGATGTCGATCTCGCCCTGTTTCACTACCGCTATCGCGACATGATCTACTGGGTGTCGCTGCCGCAGCAGCCCGGCCAGTTCGAGCCGATGTTCCAAGTGCGCAATTTGAACCGCGCGCTGATGCAGGGCGTGGAAGTGGGCGCAAATTTCTATCTGCAGCGCCGGCTGCGGCTGCGCGCCGGCTACACCTATCTCGATGCGGTGGACCGTTCCGCGGACCGCAGCGATGACTTGCTGGCCTATCGTGTGCGCCACGCGCTCAATTTCGGCGGCACGTTCAGTTGGAAGAAGTACGAGCTCAATCTCGACGGCCGCTACAACGGCCGGGTCGAAGAGGTTTTTCTCTATCCCAACGACGAGCCTAAGGCCTACTGGCTGTTGAACACCAAGCTGGTGGCGGGACTGATGAAAGGCGCCGCGGTTTCGCTGAGCTGCAACAATCTGTTGAATTCGCAATTTGAAGAACTCGCGCGCTATCGCATGCCGGGCCGCCATTGGATTGCCGGCCTGAGCTATGAGTTTTAG
- a CDS encoding DUF433 domain-containing protein — MPKKPLSLNSATPGRGQRNDLLKRITFNPNIFGGKPVIRGMRISVEMILDLLSQGATSDELLEDFPALERDDLRACLAYAKMA, encoded by the coding sequence ATGCCGAAAAAACCCCTGTCACTGAATAGCGCAACTCCAGGGAGAGGCCAGAGGAACGATCTATTGAAGCGAATCACGTTCAACCCCAACATCTTTGGCGGCAAACCCGTCATCCGCGGCATGCGGATTTCGGTCGAAATGATTTTGGATTTGCTGAGCCAGGGTGCGACAAGCGACGAACTGCTGGAAGATTTTCCGGCATTGGAAAGGGACGACCTCCGCGCCTGTCTGGCCTATGCGAAAATGGCATGA
- a CDS encoding OsmC family protein, with protein MVTKQALVKWVDGLRFVGKAYSNHAIVMDAVAEVGGGESGLRPGEMVLLALAGCTGMDVVSLLKKMRVAFDAFEIAIDAEVAENYPKRFTKITVVYRVRGRDIPADKLQRAIDLSRETYCSVSAQLRPGAEINYRYEILPPESQT; from the coding sequence ATGGTGACGAAACAGGCTTTGGTCAAATGGGTTGATGGGTTGCGTTTTGTTGGCAAAGCATATTCGAATCATGCGATCGTGATGGATGCGGTGGCCGAGGTCGGCGGCGGTGAGTCCGGGCTGCGTCCCGGGGAGATGGTTTTGCTGGCGCTCGCCGGTTGCACCGGCATGGACGTCGTGTCTTTGCTCAAGAAAATGCGGGTGGCGTTCGACGCCTTTGAGATCGCCATCGATGCCGAGGTGGCGGAGAATTATCCCAAGCGTTTCACCAAAATCACCGTGGTGTATCGGGTGCGCGGCCGCGATATTCCCGCAGACAAGCTGCAGCGCGCCATCGATCTTTCGCGCGAAACGTATTGCTCGGTGAGCGCGCAATTACGGCCCGGCGCGGAAATCAACTATCGCTACGAGATTTTGCCGCCCGAATCACAAACTTGA
- the aroE gene encoding shikimate dehydrogenase — MPTAQPARRLAVIGDPIAHSLSPVLQRHLIEHFALPFRYEALRVTAAGLLALVARMRAGELAGVNVTLPHKQAIVPLLDDLVAPADRIAAVNTVVCEAGLLLGYNTDAPGFARSLQAAGIAVAQETVLLLGAGGAAAAVLFALLVAGVDLIYLSNREPARTQRLLARLAPADQAKVRLVTWPERLELLQMPTVTLLINATSAGMSPAIEVSPMPAGLHRADLSVVDLVYNPHETKLLREARAAGARTLSGLPMLIYQGVAALELWSGQRLDIADIEAELEQKLKAALQIKS; from the coding sequence ATGCCTACTGCTCAACCCGCACGCCGGCTGGCGGTGATCGGCGATCCCATCGCGCATTCACTCTCGCCGGTGCTGCAGCGTCATTTGATCGAACATTTTGCTTTGCCGTTCCGCTATGAGGCGCTGCGCGTCACCGCCGCCGGACTACTGGCGCTGGTGGCGCGTATGCGCGCCGGCGAGCTGGCGGGCGTGAATGTCACATTGCCGCACAAGCAGGCGATCGTTCCCCTGCTCGACGATTTGGTGGCGCCCGCCGATCGCATCGCCGCGGTCAACACAGTGGTGTGCGAGGCCGGCCTGTTGTTGGGATACAACACCGATGCCCCGGGGTTCGCCCGCAGTCTGCAAGCCGCCGGCATTGCCGTGGCGCAGGAAACCGTGCTGCTGCTGGGCGCCGGGGGCGCTGCCGCCGCGGTGCTGTTCGCGTTGCTCGTTGCCGGAGTCGATTTGATCTATCTCAGCAACCGCGAACCGGCGCGGACGCAGCGCCTGCTTGCCCGCCTCGCGCCGGCAGATCAAGCCAAAGTCCGTCTCGTCACGTGGCCGGAGCGGCTGGAGCTGCTGCAAATGCCCACCGTCACGCTCTTGATCAATGCCACCAGCGCCGGCATGTCGCCCGCGATCGAGGTTTCTCCCATGCCGGCCGGCCTGCATCGCGCTGATCTCAGCGTCGTCGATCTTGTCTACAATCCCCACGAAACGAAGCTGCTGCGCGAAGCACGCGCAGCCGGCGCCCGAACGCTTTCCGGCTTGCCGATGCTGATCTATCAAGGCGTGGCCGCGCTGGAGTTGTGGAGTGGACAGCGGTTGGATATTGCAGATATCGAAGCAGAGTTGGAGCAGAAGCTGAAAGCTGCGCTGCAAATCAAATCATAA
- a CDS encoding T9SS type A sorting domain-containing protein, with protein sequence MKKLSCMAVLLLLMQHAAAQTFQDFLTRVNNAPAAQHEALIDSLLAAQPVLPLREDTLAHFLYRGAASRVTVPGDANGWNPDAFPMTRLAATTLWYHSRAFEADARLDYKFVLNNSTWILDPRNPYQVSGGFGPNSELRMPGFVPPPEIQYSPTIPHGSLRDTTFFSVNLNNSRVIRVYTPPNYAASSARYPVVLLHDGLEYITLAQANNVIDYLIAHNRIVPIIAVFVPPNPGRRADEYAGNLQAQFTTFIVNEVMPWVDRRYRTRTEASSRATLGASNGGNIALWLGYKHPEVFGNIAAHSSNVENNIRTGFESSPRLDLQLYLDMGTYDQSILITRVGNFLPILQAKGYTYQYLEFHEGHSWGNWRAHLDNALEMFFPGSAVAVQAQPANQPVGFELQQNFPNPFNPVTTISYRLSRPAHVRLEIYNLQGRFVQRLVDSVQAAGGHAARWEGIDQNGKPQASGIYLYRVQLNGNTAATKRMVLIH encoded by the coding sequence ATGAAGAAACTCAGTTGCATGGCGGTTTTGCTGCTCTTGATGCAGCACGCCGCTGCCCAAACTTTTCAGGATTTTCTCACCCGCGTCAACAACGCGCCGGCGGCGCAGCACGAGGCCTTGATCGACAGCCTGCTCGCGGCGCAGCCGGTGCTGCCGCTGCGGGAAGATACACTCGCGCATTTCCTCTACCGCGGCGCGGCCAGCCGGGTCACCGTGCCCGGCGATGCCAACGGCTGGAACCCGGACGCTTTCCCGATGACCCGGCTGGCAGCGACGACGCTGTGGTATCACAGCCGCGCGTTCGAAGCCGACGCCCGTCTCGACTACAAGTTCGTGCTCAACAACAGCACTTGGATTCTCGATCCCCGTAATCCGTATCAAGTTTCCGGCGGCTTCGGGCCAAATTCCGAGCTGCGCATGCCGGGGTTTGTGCCGCCGCCGGAGATTCAATATTCTCCCACCATTCCACACGGCAGCTTGCGCGACACGACGTTCTTCAGCGTCAATCTCAACAACAGCCGCGTGATTCGGGTCTACACGCCGCCGAATTACGCCGCCTCCAGCGCGCGCTATCCCGTGGTGTTGTTGCACGACGGACTGGAGTACATCACGCTGGCGCAAGCGAACAACGTGATTGACTATCTCATTGCGCACAACCGGATCGTGCCGATCATCGCGGTGTTCGTGCCGCCCAATCCCGGCAGACGAGCGGATGAGTACGCCGGCAACCTGCAGGCTCAGTTCACCACTTTCATTGTCAACGAAGTCATGCCGTGGGTGGATCGCCGCTACCGCACGCGCACGGAGGCAAGCAGCCGCGCCACCCTGGGCGCCTCCAACGGCGGCAACATCGCGCTCTGGCTGGGCTACAAACACCCTGAAGTGTTCGGGAATATCGCGGCGCATTCCAGTAACGTGGAAAACAACATTCGCACGGGATTCGAAAGCAGTCCGCGCCTCGACCTGCAGCTCTATCTCGACATGGGCACGTATGACCAGAGCATCTTGATCACGCGCGTCGGCAACTTCCTGCCGATTCTGCAGGCCAAGGGCTACACCTACCAATACCTCGAGTTTCATGAAGGACACAGTTGGGGCAATTGGCGGGCGCACCTCGACAACGCACTGGAGATGTTCTTTCCGGGCAGCGCCGTGGCGGTGCAGGCACAGCCGGCGAATCAACCGGTGGGATTCGAACTGCAGCAGAATTTTCCCAATCCTTTCAATCCCGTTACGACGATCAGCTACCGTCTCAGCCGGCCGGCGCACGTACGGCTGGAAATCTACAACCTGCAGGGCCGGTTCGTGCAGCGATTGGTGGATTCCGTGCAAGCGGCAGGAGGGCATGCCGCTCGTTGGGAAGGCATTGATCAAAACGGCAAGCCGCAGGCCAGCGGCATCTATCTCTATCGCGTACAACTCAACGGCAACACCGCGGCGACCAAACGCATGGTGCTGATTCACTGA